CAGAGCACCGCACCCACGGCGGCCAACGCGACCGGCTCGGCCATCAGTTCGGCGCTGTCGTGGACGAGCGCCCCCAGCCGCGCCGCGATCGCGCCGAGCAGCGCGAGGACCAGGGCCAGCAGGGGCACCAGGACACCGGGCCGGCGCGCGAAGCCGGTCGCCCGGTGCAGGCGCTCCAGCAGGGCCGGCGCGTCCGCGACCATCCGGACGCTGCCGCTCAGCAGGGTGGAGCGCGGCCCCGGCACCGGCACGGCCGCCGGGGCCGGCCCACTGTCGGCCAGCAGGCCCCGGCGGTACAGCAGTTGGAGCATCTGCTGCCACTGCTCGGGGCCGAGCCGGACCCGGAACCGCCGCGCGTACTGTTCGCCGATCTCCTCCAGCGAGCGGCTGCCGTCGAGCCGCTCGATGATGAACCGCTCCTTCGCACCGATCTCCAGGCGCCTGCCGCTCGCCGGGTCGAGCAGGAGGTGCAGGGTGGCGGTGCCGCGCACCAGGGCGCGGCTGGTCCGCACCCCGGGCCTGACCCGCGGTCTCAGCGCCGGCAGGTCGTGCCCGCTCACGGGGCCGCCACCGGTCGCGGTCCGCGCAGCGCCCGGGCGAGCACGTAGGAGAGGTACGCCTCGTCCCGGACGGTCACCGACAGCCGGTTGTTGGTCATGTGCAGATAGGGCGAGAGCAGCATCGGCAGCGACTGCGCGGGGTCGTCGACCGGCAGGTCGCGGGTGCCGTCCCAGGAGCGGAACACCAGGTCGCCGCGCCGGGTCAGATCGAGCACCCGCTCACGCAGTTCGAGACCGTGCTCGGCCCAGCCCCGCAGGACGCTGGGCAGCCGCTCCGGCGCGCCGTCGGCGAGCGCCTCCCGGATCACCCGGAAGCGCTGCGGCAGGCTGGCGTCCATGGTGCCGTACGCGCGGTCGTAGCCGTCCCGCGCGGTGTAGTTGGTGCCCTGGAAGGCACCGTTCCAGAAGTCGTGGTAACGGTCGAGGAAGTCCAGCAGCGCGTCCTCCTCGCGCAGGAAGCAGCCGGACATCGTCATCATCAGCTGGGCGGACAGCCCCAGCACGACGGTCCGCAGATGCACGTTCATCGTGCGCGCGGCCTCGATCACCAGATCGCTGGAGCGCTGGAAGTGCCACTCCGCCAGCGCCACCCCGGCCGGGCCGCCGTACTTGCCGTACTCGGGCTCGTACGGCTCCGCGCTGAAGGAGTTGTTCGGGCGCAGCCGCATCCGCCCCTCGGCGTCGAGCAGGCGCGCACGCTGCTCCTCGCGCTCCTCCCCGTGGTACTCCAGCTCGAAGAGCGTGTTGTAGAGCTCGGCGAGGAAGCCGCCCTTGACCTCGTAGAGCGCCGGGCGTTCCCGCAGGAAGCGGCCGATCGCCTGCTCGGCGCGCTCGCGCACCGTCGCGCTCGCCCCGGCGTGGGAGGGGCGCAGGCGCAGTCGTAGGTGCGGGCCCTCCAGCCAGTAGTTGATGAAGAAGTGGCCGGCCAGCAGGCCCTCCCGGGTGAGGGAGTCGACCAGTGGACGCACGCAGGTCAGCAGCAGCGGCCGGGGGCTGGCCGCGTAGAAGACGTGGAAGGCCAGCCAGTCGCCCGGGGCGGGGTGCGGCTGGGGGGCGGGGTCAGTCACGGCGCGGTTCTCCCTGCTGCTCGGGAGCGGCGGCGGCCGCTCGGGGGACGCTCTCCACGGCGAGTTCGGCGACGTGCCGGCCCTCCGGGGAGCGGACGTGCAGGGCGTCCTCGCCCGGCAGCATCTCCTCCAGGACCACCACGGCCGCCCGGCCCGCGAGCAGTCCGTCCAGGGCCATCAGCGACAGCGGGCTGTCGAAGTCCACGTACTGGGGCTTGGAGGCCCCGAACCAGCCGCCCACCTCGTCGGCCCGCGGCAGCGGACGGATCCGCGCGAACACCCGGTCGGGCAGGTCGTGCCGGCGCCGCCAGCGTTGCCACTGGAGGTAGCGCTCGGCGTCGTCCGCGCCCGGCCGCGGCACGGGCGTGGCCCCGGGCTCGACCGTCCAGGCGCGCCGGTGCAGGACGAGGCTGCCGTGGCGCAGCCGGGGCCGGTGGCTGACACCCCCGCTCGCCGGAGCGGCCGGCACCCCGCGCCAGACCTCCGGCGTCACCCGGGAGGTGGGGGAGAACAGCAGCAGCGTGCGGGGGATCTCGGGAAGCACCATCGGCACGAGGTAGCCGAGGTAGAGCGGCACCACCTCCCGGCCCAGCCGGCGTGAGCGCAGCAGCAGGCGGTCCTGCGCGATGTCGTGCTCC
The sequence above is drawn from the Kitasatospora sp. NBC_00315 genome and encodes:
- a CDS encoding lantibiotic dehydratase C-terminal domain-containing protein, which codes for MTDPAPQPHPAPGDWLAFHVFYAASPRPLLLTCVRPLVDSLTREGLLAGHFFINYWLEGPHLRLRLRPSHAGASATVRERAEQAIGRFLRERPALYEVKGGFLAELYNTLFELEYHGEEREEQRARLLDAEGRMRLRPNNSFSAEPYEPEYGKYGGPAGVALAEWHFQRSSDLVIEAARTMNVHLRTVVLGLSAQLMMTMSGCFLREEDALLDFLDRYHDFWNGAFQGTNYTARDGYDRAYGTMDASLPQRFRVIREALADGAPERLPSVLRGWAEHGLELRERVLDLTRRGDLVFRSWDGTRDLPVDDPAQSLPMLLSPYLHMTNNRLSVTVRDEAYLSYVLARALRGPRPVAAP